TTGGAGCCGCCGATGCGGCAGTGTTAGGACGGGCCACAGATGGGGTATTGCTGGTGCTGCGGCCACGGCTAGTGGATTCCGCCAGCGCCCAAGCGGCCAAGTCCCTGCTGCAGCGCTCGGGGGCCGAGATCTTAGGGATGGTGGCCAATGGCGTTGATATTCGCCATGAGCACGATGACTATGTCTCCCACGTCAAGGCGGGAGCCTATCCCTACGGTCAGCGGCGGGACGCATCTACGAGTAACCTATCGCCGATATCTACTGAGCTCTCTGACAAGACCTAAGCCATGATCACGCGTTGGATTCCCCTGATGGCCGCGTCGGTAGGACTGTGGCTAACCTTTCCGATGGCCCCAACCCGGGCAGTGACCGAGGCGGTGGGTGCTCTCCCAGCCACGGCCCGAGCCGACTATGTCTTAGGTCCGGGAGACCAGGTGGCCATTTCCATCATTGGCTACGAGGAATTTACCGGCTCTCGGGTGATCTTGCCCGATGGCACCATCTCCATGCCATTAATCGGCTCGGTGGCGGCGGCAGGCCGCACTACGGAGGCATTGGCAGCGGAACTCACGGCCCGGTTGGGGGTGTATTTGGTCAACCCGGTGGTGGATGTCAGCCTGACGGTGTTGCGGCCGGTGGTGGTCACAGTGGCAGGGGAGGTCTATCGCCCCGGCCCGGTGCAGTTAAGCAGCCTCACCCAGGCCGATACGCGGCTAGATACCAATTCTCGCATTACCTCGTCGACCAATACCCCGACCCTGGCCTCGGCCCTGACGGCGGCGGGAGGCGTGCAACGCACGGCAGATGTGCGCCAGGTGCGGGTGCAACGCACGTTGCCTACGGGGCAGGTGACTAGCTATACGGTCAATCTCTGGGAGGCGATCGTATCGGGTACTCAGGCGGACAATCTGGTGTTGCGGGATGGGGATGC
This portion of the Halomicronema hongdechloris C2206 genome encodes:
- a CDS encoding polysaccharide biosynthesis/export family protein, which codes for MITRWIPLMAASVGLWLTFPMAPTRAVTEAVGALPATARADYVLGPGDQVAISIIGYEEFTGSRVILPDGTISMPLIGSVAAAGRTTEALAAELTARLGVYLVNPVVDVSLTVLRPVVVTVAGEVYRPGPVQLSSLTQADTRLDTNSRITSSTNTPTLASALTAAGGVQRTADVRQVRVQRTLPTGQVTSYTVNLWEAIVSGTQADNLVLRDGDAVYVPAAEPGDVDPRLVASSSVAPSTVRVRVIGEVNRPGQVEVPPNSSVSGAVAVAGGPTDDARLKEVVLVRLNDQGQVEETVLDLRNMVDAEQVQDGDVVLVAKHGYLNVLDGIGRVIQGVFPPLRLLDVLGTFD